The genomic segment CACGATGTAGTCAGCAGAGTCCAAATAGGGAGTTTGGGTGTTGCTAATGTAATATCCGCCGCTCTGAAATGTGCGTCCGGCGTCCGTCGAGTAGATGAACGCAATATTGCAGCCTTTGTCGGGGCAAGCCCCATTAGGATGGAAGGATGAAGGAACCACGATGTACCGGCCGGATGGATCAGCATTGATCAGGCGGCCACGATAGTTCTCGATACCTCCCCCCCGCCCGAATCTAGTCCGAATGCCCAATTTGATGTCGTTGTAGTACGTCGTGCCATAGTGACAATCCTTGTAGTTCTCCAGCGAGATGAAACGGTGATCGTCGATCCGGTAGATCACCTGCGGCGGCACATCGTAGTGCTGCTCGACGGTGGAAGGATTCGACCCCTGCACAGCGCATCCTGCGGTCAATAGTATGGCGGCAGTGCTGAGGATATTTGCGCGCATCAGCTTCTCTCCCGCTTGGCCCGTTCAGCCTGTGTCCGTGCGATGGCGTCCGAGACCGTCTCTTTGTCGATATAGGCCGTTGGCATGTCCGGCCTGAGCAATACGTCGTTCTCGAAATAGGCATCCGTGCATTGCGTCCAGTCCGCGTCCATCATCAAACCGCGCCAGAATGCTCGGTCGTCGAAGGACTCGCAAAAGCCTATGGGCAAGTCGTAAGATGCCACCCGTTGCATGAACTTTCTATTCATTGGAAGCGTGCTGTGGTCGGCGGGCTCGGCCTTGTAATGCTTCAATCTATCCCGGGCCTCCTCCACTGTTTCCTTCGTTATCACCCGGCGACCGTCGTTGTAGATGTCGGCGCCTCGGTCTAGATATCGCTCCGGCTCGAGGATCGACTCAAAGTAGGGATAATCTCGTTCAAGGTATTCGCCAGTATCTGGGGCAGTCGCGCCCATCTCATCGACCTGCGGGTCCGTGACGGACACATCAAAATCCTTCGTATCCTCGGCCGTCAGCGGGTTCGGCACTGGCTCCGCGTTGATATGTACGGTCTGATTTGCCGACGGCACCGCCCACAATTTGACGGCATTGAAGAACGGCCCCCGGTTACCGTCCCAAAACTCCTTGGGATGGTCCGGGTCGTAGAGCCTGCCGACCTTCATATCGGGCAGAGTGCCGTACGGCTTCTGGCCGGGTGCGTCCCCGCACGGCGTCAAGCGCGCAAGCATGCGCTGCTTGACCGTATCCCCGAGCAGGTCAATCAGCGCGTCGTTGACACCCTGCCAGCCAATGCTTTTCAGCGAAGTCAATCCCATCACGTGATCATGCGGGCTGAAATAGGCATAGAGGCGGCCATGGTTGTCACGCTCCTTGATGTCTGGTGTGATCTGGATATCCGGGTGCCAGCGCTTGCCGTCCGGGCCTTTCCCGACCGCCAGCAATCCCTTGAGCCGATCGTCCAGCATCCGCCGGTCAGCCTTGATCCGGTTGGCGATATTGCAGAACGTCCGGACACGCGCCTCGGCCGTGGGACGGTTATTCCCGCACGCGGCAAAGTCCGTCGGCTTGTCATCCAGCGCGAACGGCGAGTTCATGACGAACAGCGCATCCGGGGCACGCGTCTCGCACAAGGCCGTCGCTGCCATGGCGATCATCGTGCCCTGGCTGTGCGACATGATCGTCACGGTGTCATGCGGATAACTGCTGCGAATCTTGTCGATCAGGTTCGCCAGCCGTTTGGCAGCATGCGGGTAGTAGTCTCGCAGCGGGGCGTTCTGCAACTGGCGCTCAGGCTCGGTGTTCAGCAACTGAAGATCGACCATGCTCAGGATGGTCCGGTCGAACCCCTTGTGGCTCCACATCTGCTGAAGATTGTTTGTGCCGTTCTGGAATGCGCCACCGCCCCAGAACCAGGGGCCGATGTCGTTTTCCGCCCGCTTCCAGAAGTCCGCCCCCTTGAGATTGCGCAGCGGCACCTTGTATCGGCCCTGATGCTCATCGGGCTCGCGGTAGCCCCAGTAGAAGCGGATAACCGGGGATTTTATGGGCTTACTGGAGCTGTATCGACGCTCGTGCATCTGCTTCGTATCCGAGTCGCGGTCTGCATACTCATTGGGCTCCAGCTTGAAATCGGTTTCCTGAAGTCCAAGGCGTTCGTTCAGCCCGTCACATATGGCCTTTTCAGCCGGGTCATACCACTCCCCTTCAGAGTTGACCCCATGCACAAAGATGATCACCCCCGGCATGTGCGGCGGAATCCGCGCTTCGGCCCGCACGCAGAAGCTCGCGGGCGTCATGTACGACTCCCAGAACGGATTGCCATTGACGTCCCGCTGCATCGGCACCACTCGCGTCGCCTCTCTCCGCCAGTCTCGCGGCGGGGCCGTCGCCTCGTTGTCGGCATCCACCTCTGTACGTTCGCTATTGCTGTTCTCACTCATGTTCACAGCCCCAGTTTCACGCGCAGCAGTTCCATACCCTGCGCAATATCCTTGGCCAGCAGCGAGGTCTCGCCATTGACATTGGTCACACCCTCGACAATTTGTCCATCAGCGAAGGAGGAACAGAGGAACAGCACATCCGACAAGCAACGCGACGCCGACAAGAGGCGCAATTCGATTTGCGCACCCCGAGTTGACAATGCCCGATATTCTCGTGCGCATCAGTGTCTCTCCCGCTTTTCCCGTTCAGACTGTTCTCGCGTGATGGCGGGGCGAATCGAATCGTCACAGGAAAAGTATTCCTGACCCGATGGCGTGCGCAGTCCCTTAAGGTAGTCCGGACGGTCAGAGGCGCGAAAACGGTCGCCCTTGATTCCTGGCGGCAGCTCCTTTCTCAGGTCGATGCCGGGAATGAGCGGATACTGCTCAACAGAGTAGTCGCGTGATCCCCACTTCTTCGCGATGTAGATGCGATCCTCCGTGGCCGCGACAATGTAGTTGGCCGAATCCCGATATGGCCTCCATGTATTGCGCATGTAATAGGTGCCCAGGAACGAGCGCCCGCCATCTGTCGAGTAAATGAACGAGATATTGCATCCCTTGTCGGGACAGGATTCTTCGGGAGGGAATGAAGAAGGAATCACAATGTAGCGACCGGAAGGATCAGCATTGATCAGTCGCCCTTGATAATTCTCGATGCTGTCTTCTCCCAGTTCGGTACGAATGCCTTGTCGCGTGTCGTTGTAGTACGTGGTGCCATGATGGCAGTCCGCATAGTTCTCCAGCGAGACAAAGTGGTGGTCATCGATCCGATAGATCACCTGCGGCGGCACGTCGTAGCGCCGCTCAATCTCCGGCGGATTCGCATTCTTTACGGCACACCCGGCGATCATTAGCATGGCGACGGCGCCTAGGATGTTTGTGCGCATCAGTGTCTCTCCCGCTTTTCCCGTTCGGCCTGTGCCCGCGCGATGGCGTCCGAGACCGTCTCTTTGTCGAAATTTGGCTGGCGGCGTCATTTAGCAGAGCAGGTTCTTTCATCTTTTGGGTGGTAGATTCATTGGGCGGACGGAGTCGTCACAGAATAGGTATTCCTGTCCTGATGGCGTGTGCACTCCCTTGAGGTAGTCTGGGCGCTTGGATGCGCTAAATCGATCCCCCTTGATACCCGGTGGCAATTCCTTGCTCAGGTCGATACCCGGAATCAGTGGATATTGCTCCACGTAGTAATCATCCGATCCCCACTTTTCCGCTATGTAGATGCGGTCTGCCGTAGCAGCAATGATGTAGTTGGCAGAGTCCTGATAGGGACTCTGTGTATTGCGCATGTACCATTCCCCCTGGAACGTACGCCCACCGTCTGTGGAGTAAGCAAACGAGACCCGGCATCCCTTATCGGGGCACGCAAATTTTGGAGGGGTGGAATTCGGAATGACGATGTTCTGTCCGGTAGGATCAGCGTTGATCAGACGTCCGCGATAGTTCTCTTTGCTTGCCCACCCCAGTTTGGTACGAATGCCCTGGCGGGTGTCGTTGTAGTACGTCGTGCCATGATGACAATCGGAATAACTCTCCAGCGAGAAAAAGCGGTGATCGTCAATCTGGTAGATCACCTGCGGCGGCACGTCGTAGTTCCGCTCAATTTCCGGGGGATTCGCATTCTTTACAGCACACCCGGCGATCATTAGCATGGCGACAGCGCCCAGGATGTTTGCGCGCATCAGTGTCTCTCCCGCTTTTCCCGTTCGGCCTGTGCCCGCTCGATAGCGTCCGAGACTATCTCTTTGTCGACATAGGCTGTTGGCATGTCCGGCTTGAGCAATACGCCGTTCTCGAAATAGGCATCCGTGCATTGCGTCCAGTCCGCGTCCATCATCAAACCGCGCCAGAACGCACGGTCATCGAAGGACTCGCAGAAGCCTATGGGCAAGTCATAAGCTGCCACCCGTTGCATGAACTTTCTATTCATTGGGAGCGTGCTGTGGTCGGTGGGTTCAGCCTTGTGGTGTTTCAGCCGATTCCGGGCCTCTTCTACAGTTTCCTTCGTTCTCACCCGGCGACCGTCGTTGTAGATGTCCGCGCCGCGGTCCAGGTATTGCTCGGGTTCTTGGATCGACTCAAAGTAGGGATAATCCCGTTCAAGGTATTGGCCGGTGTCTGGGTCAGTAGCGCCCATCTCATTTACTAGTGGGTCCGTGACGGATACATCAAAACGCCGTGTTTCTTCAGCCGTCAACGGTTTCGGCACCTGTTCGGCGTTGATGGTCACCTTCTGGTTCGCGTGCGGCACGGCCCACAGCTTGACAGCGTTGAAGAACGGCCCCCGGTTACCGTCCCAAAACTCCTTGGGATGGTCCGGGTCGTAGAGCCTGCCGCCCTTCATGTCGGGGAGGGTGCCGTACGGCTTCTGGCCGGGCACGTCCCCGCACGGCGTCAAGCGCGCCAGCATGCGCTGCTTGACCGTATCCCCGAGCAGATCAATCAGCGTGTCATTGACACCCTGCCAGCCGATGCTTTGCAGCGAAGTCAATCCCATCACGCGGTCATGCGGGCTGAAATAGACATAGAGGCGGCCATGGTTGTCGCGCTCCTTGATCTCTAGCGTGATCTGGATATCCGGGTGCCACCGCTCGCCGTCCGGTCCTTTTCCGACCGCAAGCAATCCCTTGAGCCGGTCGTCCAGCATCCGCCGCTCACCCTTGATCCGGTTGGCGATATTGCAGAACGTTCGGACACGCGCCTCAGCGGTGGGCCGATTATTCCCGCACGCGGCAAAGTCCGTCGGCTTGTCATCCAGCGCGAACGGCGAGTTCATGACGAACAGCGCATCCGGGGCGCGCGTCTCGCACAAGGCCGTCGCGGCCATGGCGATCATCGTGCCCTGGCTGTGCGACATGATCGTCACCGTGTCATGCGGATAGCTGCTGCGAATCTTGTCAATCAGGTTCGCCAGCCGCTTGGCAGCATGCGGGTAGTAGTCCCGCAGCGGGGCGTTCTGCAACTGGCGCTCAGGCTCGGTGTTCAGCAACTGAAGATCCACAATACTCAGGATGGTCCGATCGAACCCCTTGTGGCTCCACATTTGCTGTAGGTTGTTGGTGCCGTTTTGGAACGCGCCGCCGCCCCAAAACCACGGCCCGGAATCATTCTCGGTGCGCTTCTGGAAGTCCACCCCCTTGAGATTGCGCAGCGGCACCTTGTATCGGCCCTGATGCTCATCGGGCTCGCGGTAGCCCCAGTAGAAGCGGATGACGGGTGAATTGCCAGGTTCCTCAGAGTTATACCTTCGCTCGTGCATCTTCTTCTTATCGGGATCACGGTCGACATATTTGTTGGGCTTCAATTTGAAGTCCGTATCTTCGAGACCAAGGCGCTCGTTTAAACCGGCACACAACGCATCCTCAGCCGTGTCATACCACTCCCCTTCAGAGTTGACCCCATGCACGAAGATGACCACCCCCGGCATGTGCGGCGGAATTTGCGCTTCGGCCCGCACGCAGAAGCTCGTGGGGGTCAGGTACGACTCCCAGAACGGATTGCCATTCACGTCCCGCTGCATCGGCACCACTCGCGTCGCCTCTCTCCGCCAGTCTCGCGGCGGGGCCGTCACCTCGTTGTCGGCATCCACCTCTGTACGTTCGCTATTGCTGTTCTCACTCATGTTCACAGCCCCAGTTTCACGCGCAGCAGTTCCATACCCTGCGCAATATCCTTGGCCAGCAGCGAGGTCTCGCCATTGACATTGGTCACACCCTCGACAATTTGTCCATCAGCAAGCTTGATCCGGTAGGCGCGGTTCGCTGCCGGCTCGCCACTGACGGCATCGGTCAGCACGAAGCGCTCATTGTGTGAAAGGTTTGTCTGCCCGAACCTGGGCATGGGCAATGACAGCGAGCCCGGCCCCGACTTCTGCAACTCGATCATCTTCAGGATGAGATGGCCGGCGCCGCCGATCTCCACGTTGTCGCCTTGCACCTTCACATAGGCGCTGCCGCCACCGCTCAAGATGACGCCGTTCCGGGCATTGGCGGTCAGCGTGCCGCTGGCACTGGTCAACTGCATGTTCTTGTCCGACACAAGCTCCATCGCATCGGACTGGGCCTGAATCAGTACCTTGCCCTTGGCCGCCAACAGCTTGATGCCGAGTTTGTGCGCGAACAGCGACAACACCTCGCCCGCCGTGATGGCGACATTGCGCAAGGCGCTGACATGAAGCCATGCCGCGGTCTTGATGCCGATATCCTTGCCCGCCGACAGGGCAATGCGCTCGGGCGTGGCGGCAGCAATACCCGCCGGCGCCGACAGCACCATGGCCGCCTGTTTCAGTTCCCCGACGCTCTCTTTGAGCCACCGGTTCTCCGCCCGCAGGTCAGCCACTTCCGCCATGGCAACCCGCGCGGCCTCTGCCAGTCCTTGTGCATGGGCCATCGCCAGTTCGAACTGGTTCATGGCGGCGGCCATGTCCACCTGGTGGCCATTGGCGCGCTCCTGCTTGTCAGCCGATAACAGCAGACCCGCGCCGCCGCGCACGCTGCCCTTGAGATCGGTGCGCAGCTCGAAGCCTTCGCCCCGTTTCTTCTTCCTGTGATCCACCAGGTAGCCGAGATTGAGCTGCGTCTTGCCGCCGTATTCCGTTGACAGCTTGATGCTTTCCTGTCCCTGCCAGTCCTCCATGCGCAGCTTGTTGTTGCTCTGCGTGCGGATCAGGTTCCGAGACAGCCACCGGTCCTGGTTCGTGATCGGGTCCGGATGCTGGCTGTTGTGCTGCACGCTGGCGATGTACGGCTTGTTCGGGTTGCCATCGCGGAAGGCCACGTCCACGTAGGTGCCGTCTACGAGCGGAAAGTGGAAGCCCGTCTGCAACGCCCCGGCGAACGGCTTGGCCAGGCGCAGGGGGACGCTTTCCCCGCCGTTGGGCCACGCGTCAAAGTCGAAATCGAAGCGGACGACGTAGTGTCCGTTCTGCGTCAGGTAACGTACTTGTACTGGCCCGGCGAGGTGACGCGGGCGCTCAGCGTGCCGGCGATCCGCGGCCACTTGTCTTCGGCCAGCGGCAGGCGGAAGCGCCGCTCCGAGGGGATGGCCCGGTAGCGGTTACGGTACGCGGCATCGCGCGCGCCGGTGTGGATGACTTCGGTGACAACCTGCCCGTTGGGCGCGTCGGGCAGCGCGAGGTCCATGCGAAGGATGCGCGCCGGACACAGCGCCAGCACATTGCTCTCGCCCGCATAGACCAGTTGCCCGGCCAGCTCCGCCTCGTGTCGCAGTTGCGCCTCCCACCTGGCATCGACAAAGTCCAGGTGGTGCGTGCCGTAGACATAGGACTGGCCGTAGGTCTTTTCCTTGCGCGCGACGTTGGCCTCGCCGGTGAGGCGCTCCCAAGCCTTGTCTGGATTGAAGTCAGCCACACGGAACGATTCGGGGATCGTCCTGGCATGGGTCTTGATCGAGAACACCGTCTCCTGGCCCGACTCCAGTCCCGCCGTCTCGCGGTACGGCACGCGCAGTTCCGGCTGGTAGAGGTAGTGGTCGATATCGTCGCCGAACACGATCATCTCGCCGAACTTGCCCAGGGTGAAATAGCAGTACAGGCCCTCCTGCTCCATCAGCAGCCGGATATAGTCCCAGTCCGAGACGCCGTACTGCATGCGCAACTTGTGTTGCGGATACTGGCGTCGCGTCCTGAAGATGAACTGATGGCCCTTGAGATCATGGCGGCGCAGGATTGCCTCGATAATCTGCGGCGCGGTCTGCTGCTGGTAGATGCGGCTGGCGCGCGTGAGCCTGAGCCGCGCGACCAGCGGCTCGACCACAATCTCGTAGCCGTAAAAGTCACGCGTCTGGCGGGTTTCGCTGAAGTGCGTGATGCAGCCGGCGAACTTGCGCGGCTCGCTGCCGTCTGCGGGATCGATCAGGAATGTGGCGTCGCGGTTGAGGTAGTCGGCCCGGTCGAGCGCCAGCGGGTGCGTGAGCTGGATGGTGACGGTGTAGGGCTC from the Cupriavidus sp. WKF15 genome contains:
- a CDS encoding DUF3274 domain-containing protein: MSENSNSERTEVDADNEATAPPRDWRREATRVVPMQRDVNGNPFWESYMTPASFCVRAEARIPPHMPGVIIFVHGVNSEGEWYDPAEKAICDGLNERLGLQETDFKLEPNEYADRDSDTKQMHERRYSSSKPIKSPVIRFYWGYREPDEHQGRYKVPLRNLKGADFWKRAENDIGPWFWGGGAFQNGTNNLQQMWSHKGFDRTILSMVDLQLLNTEPERQLQNAPLRDYYPHAAKRLANLIDKIRSSYPHDTVTIMSHSQGTMIAMAATALCETRAPDALFVMNSPFALDDKPTDFAACGNNRPTAEARVRTFCNIANRIKADRRMLDDRLKGLLAVGKGPDGKRWHPDIQITPDIKERDNHGRLYAYFSPHDHVMGLTSLKSIGWQGVNDALIDLLGDTVKQRMLARLTPCGDAPGQKPYGTLPDMKVGRLYDPDHPKEFWDGNRGPFFNAVKLWAVPSANQTVHINAEPVPNPLTAEDTKDFDVSVTDPQVDEMGATAPDTGEYLERDYPYFESILEPERYLDRGADIYNDGRRVITKETVEEARDRLKHYKAEPADHSTLPMNRKFMQRVASYDLPIGFCESFDDRAFWRGLMMDADWTQCTDAYFENDVLLRPDMPTAYIDKETVSDAIARTQAERAKRERS
- a CDS encoding DUF3274 domain-containing protein; its protein translation is MSENSNSERTEVDADNEVTAPPRDWRREATRVVPMQRDVNGNPFWESYLTPTSFCVRAEAQIPPHMPGVVIFVHGVNSEGEWYDTAEDALCAGLNERLGLEDTDFKLKPNKYVDRDPDKKKMHERRYNSEEPGNSPVIRFYWGYREPDEHQGRYKVPLRNLKGVDFQKRTENDSGPWFWGGGAFQNGTNNLQQMWSHKGFDRTILSIVDLQLLNTEPERQLQNAPLRDYYPHAAKRLANLIDKIRSSYPHDTVTIMSHSQGTMIAMAATALCETRAPDALFVMNSPFALDDKPTDFAACGNNRPTAEARVRTFCNIANRIKGERRMLDDRLKGLLAVGKGPDGERWHPDIQITLEIKERDNHGRLYVYFSPHDRVMGLTSLQSIGWQGVNDTLIDLLGDTVKQRMLARLTPCGDVPGQKPYGTLPDMKGGRLYDPDHPKEFWDGNRGPFFNAVKLWAVPHANQKVTINAEQVPKPLTAEETRRFDVSVTDPLVNEMGATDPDTGQYLERDYPYFESIQEPEQYLDRGADIYNDGRRVRTKETVEEARNRLKHHKAEPTDHSTLPMNRKFMQRVAAYDLPIGFCESFDDRAFWRGLMMDADWTQCTDAYFENGVLLKPDMPTAYVDKEIVSDAIERAQAEREKRERH